The sequence GCCTTGGCAATGGATGCAGTACAAAAAGCTACGTGCGGCCACCCCGGTATGCCTATGGGCATGGCGGATATCGCAGTAGCGCTTTGGGCAAAGCACTATCGTCATAATCCTACAAATCCAAAATGGATCAATCGGGATCGCTTCGTGTTGTCAAATGGACATGGTTCGATGCTGCAATATGCATTGCTGCATTTGACCGGCTACGATTTGCAGATGGATGAGCTGCGTAATTTCCGTCAAATGCACTCGAAGACGCCAGGTCACCCAGAGCTGGACATTACACCGGGTGTTGAAACCACGACCGGTCCGCTAGGACAAGGATTGACTAACGCAGTAGGTATGGCGCTGGCCGAGAAGCTGTTGGCCGCCGAATTCAATACACCTGCATTCCCTATCGTCGATCATTACACTTACACCTTTGTAGGCGATGGTTGTCTGATGGAAGGTATTTCACACGAGGCCTGTTCGCTGGCAGGCACTTTGCGTCTGTCCAAACTGATCGTACTGTACGACGATAACGGCATTTCGATCGACGGTCACGTTGAAGGCTGGTTCAAGGATGACACCCCGAAACGTTTTGAAGCCTACGGCTGGCATGTCATTCGCAGCGTGGACGGGCATGATGTTGAAGCAGTTAACGCGGCTATCCATCAAGCAAAGTTAGCGGACAAACCAACCTTGATTTGCTGTAAAACAGTGATTGGGAAGGGTTCGCCTAATTTGGCTGGAACCGATAAAGTTCACGGTGCGGCATTGGGTGATAAAGAAATCGCGGCCGTGCGCGAAGCATTGGGCTGGACCTCTGCACCGTTTGAAATTCCTGAAGACGTGTATGCGGCATGGGATGCCAAAGTACAAGGTCAACGCTTCGAAACACAATGGAACACATTGTTTGCGGCTTACAGCGTAGAGTTTCCCGCTAAGGCGGCCGAACTGACACGCCGCATGAAGGGCGAACTGCCAGGCAATTTTGATCAGACGCTGAGTGCTTACGTTGCCACGTGCGTCGAAAAGCAAGAAACCATCGCAACCCGTAAAGCGAGTCAAAATGCGATTCAGGCGTTGGCACCGGTATTGCCGGAATTCCTTGGCGGCTCCGCTGATCTGACCGGTTCGAATCTGACTAACTGGAAAGAATGTGTCGCAGTGCGCGCCGACCAACCGGGCAACCACATTAATTATGGCGTGCGCGAATTCGGCATGAGCGCGATGATGAACGGGATCACTTTGCATGGCGGCTATATTCCGTTTGGCGCCACCTTTTTGACTTTTTCCGATTACAGCCGCAATGCAATACGTATGGCTGCTTTGATGAAAATTCGGTCGATTTTTGTTTTCACGCATGACTCGATCGGTCTCGGCGAAGACGGTCCGACCCATCAATCGGTTGAGCATGTTTCGAGTTTGCGTCTTATCCCGAACCTCGATAATTGGCGTCCATGCGATACCGTGGAATCCGCAGTCGCCTGGGGTTTTGCAGTTAAGCGCCATGATGGTCCGAGCACATTGATTTTCTCCCGCCAAAATCTGCCATTTCAGCAACGTGACGCCGCACAAATTGCGAACATTGCGCGCGGCGGCTACATTTTGAAGGATGCTAAGGACGCGAAAGGTATCATTATCGCGACCGGTTCTGAGATCGCGTTGGCCATCCAGGCAGCGGACGTATTGGCCGCTGAGGGTATTTCTGTGCGCGTGGTCTCAATGCCGAGCACTGATGTATTTGATCGTCAGGAAGCCTCTTATAAAGCCAGTGTTCTGACCCGGGGCTTGCCGCGTGTAGCGATCGAAGCCGGCGTTACTTCAACCTGGTATAAATATGTTGGTCTTGAAGGCGCGGTTGTTGGCATTGATACGTTCGGGGAATCGGCACCGGCTGATGTCCTGTTCAAGCACTTTGGCTTCACAGTGGAAAATGTGGTCGCCAAAGTCAAGCTGACATTGGCATGAGTGTGGGAACAAAGAAGCCAAAAATCGTGCCTAAGGTAACTAAGGTAGCCGACGTCACCGAATTCACCAATATTGTCGGTGACTTTTCGGTGCGTCGCGGTACCGTGGCCGATGCTGGAGTGATCGCCGCAGTGCGCATTGATAGTTGGCGAACCACCTATCGCGGGATACTTCCTGTCGCTTATCTCGATAGCATGAAAGTCGAAGAAAGTACCGCATTATGGACACGCATCTTGCAAGCAGCGTCCGATGCGGCGTGCGTGTTTGTCGCTGAAATTGATGGTGAAATCGTTGGGTTTGCTGCCGGCATGACGCTAAGCGAACCAAAGCTTGGTTTCGATAGCGAATTGACGGCGATTTATTTGATTCCATCGGTGCAGCGGGCCGGTATCGGCCGCCGTCTGGTCGCGCATGTTGCGTCAACGCTGGCCAGTGCCGGTGCTAACAATATGCTGGCTTGGGTCTTGGCTGAAAACGACATTGCCCGCCAGTTTTATAGCAAACTCGGCGGCGAGCTATTGACTGAACAAGCATTTAGCTGGGACGGTCTGGATATGCAGGAAGTCGGCTACGGCTGGCGTACGATACGCGTGGATTAATACAGTTTAAATACGCGAGTTCGGTTCGACTTTGATGCGGACTTCATACAGACCTGAACGACGGTGGTTTTTAACGATCGTCGGAATTACGATTTTGTTCATACCTTAGGAGAAAAGCATGACTATTCGCGTTGCAATCAATGGCTATGGCCGCATCGGCCGCAACATCCTCCGCGCCCATTACGAAGGCGGTAAGAAGCATGATATCGAGATCGTGGCGATTAACGATTTGGGCGATCCAAAGACGAATGCGCATTTGACCCAATACGATACAGCGCACGGTAAGTTTCCAGGTACTGTTACGGTGGATGGCGACGCAATTGTCGTCAACGGCGACCGTATCAAAGTGTTCGCACAACGCAATCCAGCTGAACTCCCATGGGGCGAACTGAAGGTGGATGTCGTTCTGGAGTGTACCGGTTTCTTCACCACCAAGGAAAAAGCCAGCGCGCATATCCACGGCGGCGCAAAGAAAGTCATTATTTCGGCACCAGGCGGCAAAGATGTTGATGCCACAATCGTTTTCGGCGTCAATCACAATGTGCTGAAGTCGACTGATACGGTCATTTCGAACGCTTCATGCACCACCAATTGTCTGGCACCGCTGGTCAAGCCTCTGAACGACAAAATTGGCGTGGTGAATGGTCTGATGACTACGATCCACTCCTACACCAACGATCAAGTGCTGACTGATGTTTATCACGAAGATTTGCGTCGGGCGCGTTCAGCCACAATGAGCATGATTCCAACCAAAACCGGCGCCGCTGCAGCAGTTGGTCTGGTGTTGCCTGAGTTGAACGGGAAACTAGACGGTTTTGCTATTCGTGTTCCGACCATTAATGTGTCGCTGGTCGATTTGTCATTTGTTTCCGCACGTGAGACGACCGTTGATGAAGTCAATGCGATCCTGAAAGAGGCTTCGGAAGGTTCACTGAAAGGAGTGCTGACTTACAACGTCGAACCATTGGTATCAGTCGATTTCAACCACAATCCGGCGTCGTCAAATTTTGATGCAACATTGACCAAAGTTTCTGGAAGTCTGGTCAAAGTATCGAGCTGGTACGACAACGAGTGGGGCTTCTCGAACCGCATGTTGGATACGACCGTTGCACTCATGGAAGCTAAGTAATCTAACGATTGCTAAAGCGTAGTTTGGAGCCCCGCAAGTCGGGGCTTTTTAACGCCTGCATTGGATGTTCGCCGGTGACCTATAACGCGGGCTCCCACACCTCCGTAGCGGTATTGCGCGCCATCCGATTAGCAGAATGTGAGCGTTTAGGCGGGGCTGAGCAATGATCGAAAAGTGGTTGCTGAGCGACTTGTATGATCATAAGCTCCGTCAGTGATCATAATAGATCCAGAGCGGTCAGACCAAAACCGCCTACGGAATAGGTTTTCGACTATCAATTGATTCACTATTCTAACAAGGCGTCCGCCAATGATCGTCGGCTCACGTCCTTCCTCTTACAGTCATCCTGTAATACCCAATGTTCAGGAAAATGTTAAGGCAAATACAGCCTCAGACATCGATGCAAATCGCCGCGGAGATGGTGATTCTCCGTTCCGTGCAACGTTAATAGCCCTGCTGAATGAAATTAAACGGGATGTAAATGGAGCGTCGCCAATCACATTGATCGAAAGGTTTCAGCAGCGTTTCTGCGACCTTCTTGAAGACAATAAAAAAACCTTGCCATTTTTTTCCGGCAATTTACGGGAATATTTTAATCATTCGGATAGTCACTGCGTGGCCTTGCTGGAACCTTTATTAAGATGCAGCCCAACGTTGATTGCCCTATGCCGTGTCTTTTTAGGGGCGGGCAGGAATTGCCATGTAGTGCAAGGTGAGGATTACGCTGTCTCGACAGAAAATGGTATTTCTCGTGTCACGTTGGGGTTAGACGTTCAAGGGGCATGGTCAGAGCGGATAGTGGGCGGAGAAATTACCAGCGGCGAGCAGTGTGCAGTAGTAACGTTATTAACCTTGTGGCTAAGTCATCTGACCGATAGCGAAATTGATCCTGCGTTAGTGATGGCCTTTCTTCAGCTAATCGAGTTTGAGATTGCGCCGTATGGTTTGTCGCTGGAGGTTGAGGTCGATTCGCTGGATGGATTATCTTTTGACGCATCCATTGCAGCGTACACAAAACAACAGCAACGATGCCATCAGAATAGTGGTGCTCAAGCTCAAGTTGATCGGGTTTGGCTGCCGGTCGAAAATAAAAGCGTACTTGGATTGTTGCTGGAATTAGTTGCGCACGTTAGCGAGCTTTGTCGGCCGTGTCCAAAATTAAGTCCCGCGAATCCGGCTGATTACCTCGATTTGATACGTGCGCTGTTTGGTGCTGGTTCGCTGTACGGCGACCAAAGCGAACATAAAGATCAACGATCAACGATGTTACCAATGGACTTAGGCGAACCTTTTCGGCAAGTTCCGTTCAGGCCGTTATTTTCCATGTCGATGGCGGGTGATGGGTGTGAGTTTCAATTTTCGAAAAAATTTATTCCCCTCGACAGAAATAGCGCAGTAGAACTAAAAATCCATACTGCTCCGGCACCTTGGGAACGTGGGAATAATTGTCGTGGCCCGGTGCTACTTACTTTGGATGGTGCGAGCGGCCCACATAATGGTAGCGTTGAGAATAATGGTTCGTTGCACATTGTCACGGCAATTGATCGGAACGCATTTGGGAACAATAAAATAGCTGTACGTTTTGGAGATACGCAGACGGCAGCAAGCGATAACCAGGACCTACCCCCTTTATGGCTAAAGGTGAAAAGCAGCGGCGCTGATCTCATTGTACAAATTGGTGAAGGCGTTTTTGGTTCTCGCCAGATCCTTTTTGAAAATAAAATAACTACGGTTACGACCTCAACAACGGTGACAAAACCTGGTCCTGCACCCGAGAAAAAGCCGACAATAATCGTTTCGCAGCATGCCCTTACCAACGCCGGCCCGACCTTTCCGGTATCGAGTATTCCTGCTAATAACGATAATGCATTTAGATTGAGTAAGGTTTCCTCGGGCTTTTTTGGAATGATAGATCGTGAATTTGATCGCGCTGCGAAGGGAGTTGAGGCCACCTTGTTTTCTCCATTTTGGGCAAGTAGTCAACCGCTTGGTACAGATGTCGAATCGGACCCGAATGCCATCGCAGCCCGCAAATTGTTCAGAGACAGTTACATCAATACCTTTTACAAATTAGATAGTTTACCGCCAAGAAGATTGACTTCAATGGCGGTCAGTGCTGATCGGCGATATGCCGCTATCCTGGACGAAGTCCTCACAGATGAGAGGGAAGACTTTAATGCGCTAAGGGATCAAAAGGATCTGTTAGCTCCCGAAGATATTTTGGTGATGTATGCAAACAGAATCAAGCGGACCCAGCATCAATTAGCGGAATACGGTGTTAATAATGCAGCGGCTGCTGCATTAATCGAAATCCAGGAAATTAGATTAAGGACCTTCAAAAAACGTTACGACAGTCAGTCGCAGTTGCAAGGGGATCTGGCCGCGCTGGTCGCCATTGGGAGGGCGCGCGGGGAACCGGGACAACCCGAGGTTTTCCAACCACAACCACTATCTCTGGCGCAGGCCAGAGTTGAGGCGATGCGGCTCTACCTCGTTTCACATGACGTGCCGGGCCCTGATGTGGTGAGCGGCAGATCGGACCACGTGTTGTTGGCGTTAGCTAATGACGTTTACGACCGCACATCCGCGAATTACAGCCTCCATGTTGCAAAGCGATTGGCAGAGCTGGAGGCCATAAATTATTATTTTCCCGCCAAGGTCAGGCAACTGCAACTCGATATCAATGATCCGGACCTTATCGACAAGTTTATTTCCGCACATTACGCAGTATTTGATGTGGAAACCGTGCATCGATTTCATCGCAAGCAGTTTGAGACAATCGACCTTAACATTCCTGTATTGAGACCGCGTGGTCAAGTGGGTATCCGGAGATATTACGAGCAGCTTAATGAATATCTGCAAGATCATCTGGCAGGGCACGCCGATAGTATTGTCCAGCGAGTATCCACGGGTATCAGCGCTCTTGACCTCGAAAGACCTTATCAAGCTGTTATCGGTCTCGATATTATTTATCGGGACGATGGTGTGCCTATGCGCGGCGGGATGCCCAACATCATCAGACGGCCGGTAACCGGCGATAACCGGATTTATTTAGTGAAGGGAGATTCTGGCACCATCTACGCCACCAGCACGTTTGGCGGGGCTTTGGTCATTGAAGAGGCGAGTGCTTTCATCGACCCACGTAAGTTCGATGCGCTTGCACGCCACGATATAACGCCGAAGATGGTGATATCGATTGCCGCGCTGGCCAACCTACTTTGG is a genomic window of Glaciimonas sp. PAMC28666 containing:
- a CDS encoding GNAT family N-acetyltransferase, whose amino-acid sequence is MPKVTKVADVTEFTNIVGDFSVRRGTVADAGVIAAVRIDSWRTTYRGILPVAYLDSMKVEESTALWTRILQAASDAACVFVAEIDGEIVGFAAGMTLSEPKLGFDSELTAIYLIPSVQRAGIGRRLVAHVASTLASAGANNMLAWVLAENDIARQFYSKLGGELLTEQAFSWDGLDMQEVGYGWRTIRVD
- the gap gene encoding type I glyceraldehyde-3-phosphate dehydrogenase codes for the protein MTIRVAINGYGRIGRNILRAHYEGGKKHDIEIVAINDLGDPKTNAHLTQYDTAHGKFPGTVTVDGDAIVVNGDRIKVFAQRNPAELPWGELKVDVVLECTGFFTTKEKASAHIHGGAKKVIISAPGGKDVDATIVFGVNHNVLKSTDTVISNASCTTNCLAPLVKPLNDKIGVVNGLMTTIHSYTNDQVLTDVYHEDLRRARSATMSMIPTKTGAAAAVGLVLPELNGKLDGFAIRVPTINVSLVDLSFVSARETTVDEVNAILKEASEGSLKGVLTYNVEPLVSVDFNHNPASSNFDATLTKVSGSLVKVSSWYDNEWGFSNRMLDTTVALMEAK
- the tkt gene encoding transketolase, with the protein product MTTLPTSKMANAIRALAMDAVQKATCGHPGMPMGMADIAVALWAKHYRHNPTNPKWINRDRFVLSNGHGSMLQYALLHLTGYDLQMDELRNFRQMHSKTPGHPELDITPGVETTTGPLGQGLTNAVGMALAEKLLAAEFNTPAFPIVDHYTYTFVGDGCLMEGISHEACSLAGTLRLSKLIVLYDDNGISIDGHVEGWFKDDTPKRFEAYGWHVIRSVDGHDVEAVNAAIHQAKLADKPTLICCKTVIGKGSPNLAGTDKVHGAALGDKEIAAVREALGWTSAPFEIPEDVYAAWDAKVQGQRFETQWNTLFAAYSVEFPAKAAELTRRMKGELPGNFDQTLSAYVATCVEKQETIATRKASQNAIQALAPVLPEFLGGSADLTGSNLTNWKECVAVRADQPGNHINYGVREFGMSAMMNGITLHGGYIPFGATFLTFSDYSRNAIRMAALMKIRSIFVFTHDSIGLGEDGPTHQSVEHVSSLRLIPNLDNWRPCDTVESAVAWGFAVKRHDGPSTLIFSRQNLPFQQRDAAQIANIARGGYILKDAKDAKGIIIATGSEIALAIQAADVLAAEGISVRVVSMPSTDVFDRQEASYKASVLTRGLPRVAIEAGVTSTWYKYVGLEGAVVGIDTFGESAPADVLFKHFGFTVENVVAKVKLTLA